A genomic region of Janthinobacterium lividum contains the following coding sequences:
- a CDS encoding nitrate reductase subunit alpha: protein MSHFLDRLKFFSKPAEPFSNGHGTVVDEDRTWENAYRQRWQHDKIVRSTHGVNCTGSCSWKVYVKNGLITWETQQTDYPRTRPDLPNHEPRGCPRGASYSWYVYSAQRVKYPMVRGRLMEMWREARKTMDPVTAWDWISQDPVRSQQYKSIRGLGGFVRATWDESNEIIAAANALTIKKYGPDRVVGFSPIPAMSMVSYASGTRYLSLIGGVALSFYDWYCDLPPASPQVWGEQTDVPESADWYNSTYLMVWGSNVPMTRTPDAHFYTEVRYKGTKTVAISPDYGEMVKFGDIWLAPKQGTDAALALAMGHVILKEFHSEGQSAYFRDYARQYTDFPMLVLLKEHNGTLVPDYFLRASHLDNNLDETNNPEWKTLVIDETTGAITAPAGSIGFRWGESGKWNLEQKAGGSGEPIVPMLSMINDSDAVTEVGFAYFGGKDASDMLLRKVPVKTIRLADGTTGLVTTVFDLTLANYGIDRGLGGENVAESYDDDVPYTPAWQEKHTGVKRADVITVARQFAENADQTRGKSMVIVGAGLNHWYHMDMTYRGIINMLMMCGCIGQSGGGWAHYVGQEKLRPQTGWTPLAFAQDWVRPMRQMNGTSFFYAHTSQWRHEKLETGDIASPSAAGGTGDLTLLDYNAKAERMGWLPSAPQLQTNPLEVAKAAKAAGQAPAAYALDQIKAGQLQFSCDDPDNPANFPRNMFVWRSNILGSSGKGHEYFLKYLLGTQNGLLSDEDDCITPKQVKVRPAAEGKLDLLVVLDFRMSTTCLYGDVVLPTATWYEKDDLNTSDMHPFIHPLSEAVQPLWQSKSDWEIYKGIAEKFSEIGGELLGTQQDIILTPLMHDTPGELGQPFDPKDWRAGECDAIPGKTMPNMTVVERNYRDVYKKFTSIGPLLETIGNGGKGISWKTGHEVEVLRGVNRTVLEEGVSKGQPRLDTAIDAAEMILSLAPETNGHVAVKAWAALSAITGREHTHLALPREHDSIRFRDVQAQPRKIISSPTWSGLESEEVSYTAGYTNVHELIPWRTLTGRQQFYQDHLWMRDFGEGLCVYKPAINTKTTEALLGTKPNGNKELALNFLTPHQKWGIHSTYSDNLRMLTLSRGGPHVWLSETDAKTAGIVDNDWIEVFNVNGSLTARAIVSQRIPAGMTMMYHAQEKIINVPGAEMTGKRGGIHNSVTRAVPKPTHMIGGYAQLAYGFNYYGTVGSNRDEFVLVRKMNKVDWLEGPLQEEGA, encoded by the coding sequence ATGAGTCACTTTCTGGACCGCCTGAAATTTTTTAGCAAGCCCGCCGAGCCGTTTTCAAACGGCCACGGCACCGTGGTCGATGAAGACCGTACCTGGGAAAACGCCTACCGCCAGCGCTGGCAGCACGACAAGATCGTGCGCTCCACGCATGGTGTGAACTGCACCGGTTCATGCAGCTGGAAGGTATACGTCAAGAATGGCCTGATCACCTGGGAAACCCAGCAAACCGATTATCCGCGCACGCGGCCTGACTTGCCGAACCACGAACCGCGCGGCTGCCCGCGCGGCGCCAGCTATTCCTGGTACGTGTATTCGGCGCAGCGCGTGAAATACCCGATGGTGCGCGGCCGCCTGATGGAAATGTGGCGCGAAGCGCGCAAGACCATGGACCCCGTCACGGCCTGGGACTGGATCAGCCAGGATCCCGTGCGCTCGCAGCAGTACAAGTCCATCCGCGGCCTGGGCGGCTTCGTGCGCGCCACCTGGGACGAATCGAATGAAATCATCGCCGCCGCGAATGCGCTGACGATCAAGAAATACGGCCCGGACCGCGTCGTCGGCTTTTCGCCGATTCCCGCCATGTCCATGGTCAGCTATGCCTCCGGCACGCGCTACCTGTCACTGATCGGCGGCGTGGCCCTGAGCTTCTATGACTGGTACTGCGACTTGCCGCCCGCCAGCCCGCAAGTGTGGGGCGAGCAGACGGACGTGCCGGAATCGGCCGACTGGTACAACTCGACCTATCTGATGGTGTGGGGCTCGAACGTGCCGATGACGCGCACGCCCGACGCCCACTTCTACACGGAAGTGCGCTACAAGGGCACGAAAACCGTGGCCATCTCGCCCGACTACGGCGAAATGGTGAAATTCGGCGACATCTGGCTGGCGCCGAAGCAGGGCACGGATGCCGCGCTGGCGCTGGCCATGGGCCACGTCATCCTCAAGGAATTCCACTCGGAAGGGCAGAGCGCCTACTTCCGCGACTATGCGCGCCAGTACACGGACTTCCCCATGCTGGTGCTGCTCAAGGAGCATAACGGCACCCTGGTGCCCGACTACTTCCTGCGCGCTTCGCACCTGGACAACAACCTCGACGAAACCAACAATCCGGAATGGAAAACCCTCGTCATCGATGAAACCACGGGCGCCATCACGGCGCCGGCAGGCTCCATCGGCTTCCGCTGGGGCGAATCGGGCAAGTGGAACCTGGAGCAAAAAGCGGGCGGCAGCGGCGAACCTATCGTGCCGATGCTCTCCATGATCAACGACAGCGATGCCGTCACGGAAGTGGGCTTTGCCTACTTCGGCGGCAAGGATGCGTCCGACATGCTGCTGCGCAAGGTGCCGGTGAAAACCATCCGCCTGGCCGACGGCACGACGGGCCTGGTCACCACCGTGTTCGACCTGACCCTGGCCAACTATGGCATCGACCGTGGCCTCGGCGGCGAAAACGTGGCGGAAAGCTATGACGACGACGTGCCGTACACCCCCGCCTGGCAGGAGAAGCACACGGGCGTGAAACGCGCCGACGTCATCACCGTGGCGCGCCAGTTCGCGGAAAACGCGGACCAGACGCGCGGCAAGAGCATGGTCATCGTGGGCGCCGGCCTGAATCACTGGTACCACATGGACATGACGTACCGCGGCATCATCAACATGCTGATGATGTGCGGCTGTATCGGCCAGTCGGGCGGCGGCTGGGCCCATTACGTGGGCCAGGAAAAACTGCGTCCGCAAACGGGTTGGACGCCTTTGGCCTTCGCCCAGGACTGGGTGCGTCCGATGCGCCAGATGAATGGCACCTCGTTCTTCTATGCCCACACGAGCCAGTGGCGCCATGAAAAGCTGGAAACGGGCGATATCGCCTCGCCATCGGCGGCCGGCGGCACGGGCGACCTGACCCTGCTCGACTACAACGCCAAGGCCGAGCGCATGGGCTGGCTGCCATCGGCGCCGCAGCTGCAGACCAATCCGCTGGAAGTGGCCAAGGCCGCCAAGGCGGCGGGGCAGGCGCCGGCCGCATATGCGCTCGACCAGATCAAGGCGGGCCAGCTGCAGTTCTCGTGCGACGACCCGGACAACCCGGCCAACTTCCCGCGCAATATGTTTGTCTGGCGTTCGAATATCCTCGGTAGCTCGGGCAAGGGCCACGAGTACTTCCTGAAATACCTGCTCGGCACGCAGAACGGCTTGCTCAGCGACGAAGACGACTGCATCACGCCGAAGCAGGTGAAAGTGCGTCCTGCCGCCGAAGGCAAGCTCGATCTGCTGGTGGTGCTGGACTTCCGCATGTCGACCACCTGCCTGTATGGCGACGTGGTGCTGCCGACGGCCACCTGGTACGAAAAGGATGATCTGAATACCTCGGACATGCATCCGTTCATCCACCCGCTGTCGGAAGCCGTGCAGCCCTTGTGGCAATCGAAGTCGGACTGGGAAATCTACAAGGGCATCGCCGAGAAATTCTCGGAAATCGGCGGCGAGCTGCTGGGCACCCAGCAAGACATCATCCTCACGCCGCTGATGCACGACACCCCGGGCGAACTGGGCCAGCCTTTCGATCCCAAGGATTGGCGCGCCGGCGAATGCGATGCCATTCCCGGCAAGACCATGCCGAACATGACGGTGGTCGAGCGCAATTACCGCGACGTGTACAAGAAGTTCACCTCGATCGGCCCGCTGCTGGAAACCATCGGCAACGGCGGCAAGGGCATTTCCTGGAAAACGGGGCATGAAGTCGAGGTACTGCGCGGCGTCAACCGCACGGTGCTCGAAGAAGGCGTCTCCAAGGGCCAGCCGCGCCTCGATACGGCCATCGACGCGGCCGAGATGATTTTGTCGCTGGCGCCGGAAACGAATGGCCACGTGGCCGTCAAGGCCTGGGCCGCGCTGTCCGCCATCACGGGACGCGAGCATACGCACCTGGCGCTGCCGCGCGAGCATGACAGCATCCGCTTCCGCGACGTGCAGGCGCAGCCGCGCAAGATCATTTCCTCGCCCACCTGGTCGGGCCTGGAAAGCGAGGAAGTCAGCTACACGGCCGGCTATACCAACGTGCATGAACTGATCCCATGGCGCACCCTGACGGGCCGCCAGCAGTTCTACCAGGATCATTTGTGGATGCGCGATTTCGGCGAAGGGCTGTGCGTGTACAAGCCGGCCATCAATACGAAGACGACGGAAGCGCTGCTGGGCACCAAGCCGAACGGCAACAAGGAACTGGCGCTGAACTTTTTGACGCCGCACCAGAAGTGGGGCATCCACTCCACGTATTCGGACAACCTGCGCATGCTGACCCTGTCGCGCGGCGGACCGCACGTGTGGCTGTCGGAGACCGACGCGAAGACGGCCGGCATCGTCGACAACGACTGGATCGAAGTGTTCAACGTGAACGGCAGCCTGACGGCGCGCGCCATCGTCAGCCAGCGCATCCCGGCCGGCATGACGATGATGTACCACGCCCAGGAAAAGATCATCAACGTGCCTGGCGCGGAGATGACGGGCAAGCGGGGCGGCATCCATAACTCGGTGACGCGGGCCGTGCCCAAGCCGACGCACATGATCGGCGGCTACGCCCAGTTGGCGTACGGCTTCAATTACTACGGCACGGTGGGCTCCAACCGCGATGAATTCGTATTGGTGCGCAAGATGAACAAGGTCGACTGGCTCGAAGGCCCGTTGCAGGAAGAAGGAGCATAG
- a CDS encoding peptidylprolyl isomerase, which produces MGISVNGIDIDDADIAQELPHHDGAGNPLKQAVHELVLRRLLLDEAERLGVQGGSTDDRIEALFAQEVRVPPADDAACRTFYAQRPQLFSSGALVEARHILFQVTPEAPLELLRTTAQAVLDALKLAPERFGELAAQYSNCPSGALGGNLGQLSPGQSVPEFDALLFRLEEGALAGHLLETRFGYHIVQVLRRVEGQAIAYEAVQAQIADRLSRAAWQRAVHQYLHLLVGRAEIAGVELEGTASPLVQ; this is translated from the coding sequence ATGGGAATCTCCGTCAATGGCATCGATATCGACGATGCCGACATCGCGCAGGAGCTGCCGCATCACGACGGCGCCGGCAATCCGCTGAAACAGGCCGTGCATGAACTGGTGCTGCGCCGGCTCCTGCTCGACGAAGCCGAACGCCTCGGCGTGCAGGGTGGCAGTACTGACGACCGCATCGAAGCGCTGTTTGCGCAGGAAGTGCGCGTGCCGCCCGCCGACGATGCGGCTTGCCGCACCTTTTATGCGCAGCGCCCGCAGCTGTTCAGCAGCGGGGCGCTGGTCGAGGCGCGCCACATCCTGTTCCAGGTGACGCCCGAGGCGCCGCTGGAGCTGCTGCGCACGACGGCGCAAGCCGTGCTCGATGCCCTGAAACTGGCGCCCGAGCGCTTCGGCGAACTCGCTGCGCAGTATTCGAACTGCCCGTCCGGCGCCCTGGGGGGCAACCTGGGCCAGCTGTCGCCGGGCCAGAGCGTGCCGGAATTCGACGCACTGTTGTTCCGCCTGGAAGAGGGCGCGCTGGCCGGCCATTTGCTGGAAACGCGCTTCGGCTACCACATCGTGCAAGTACTGCGCCGCGTCGAAGGCCAGGCCATCGCCTATGAGGCGGTGCAGGCGCAGATCGCCGACCGCCTGTCGCGCGCCGCGTGGCAGCGCGCCGTGCACCAGTACCTGCACTTGCTGGTGGGGCGCGCGGAGATCGCCGGTGTCGAGCTGGAAGGCACAGCCAGTCCGCTGGTTCAGTAG
- a CDS encoding carbonic anhydrase, translating to MEELEKFVNGFSLFQQQYFSEPQTLYDSLRDGQRPSTLLIGCCDSRVDPMLLTGSDPGDMFVVRNIANLVPPCTPDAPPGVSSAIEFAVCKLEVARVIVLGHARCGGIRALLEPQPRTEGQETDFVGQWMRIAEPVAQRVRRELAHRSSAEQHHACELASILQSLDNLLTYPWLKRRVEQGVLKLHGWYFDIDSGALMAYSARQQQFLPLVCPIERARHLHERPWPDSAKT from the coding sequence ATGGAAGAACTGGAAAAATTTGTCAACGGCTTCAGCCTGTTTCAGCAGCAGTACTTCAGCGAACCGCAAACCTTGTACGACAGCCTGCGCGACGGGCAGCGGCCCTCGACCTTGCTGATCGGCTGCTGCGATTCGCGCGTCGATCCCATGCTGCTGACGGGCAGCGACCCGGGCGACATGTTCGTCGTGCGTAATATCGCCAACCTGGTGCCACCGTGCACGCCCGACGCGCCGCCCGGCGTCAGCTCGGCCATCGAGTTCGCCGTCTGCAAGCTGGAAGTGGCCAGGGTCATCGTGCTCGGACATGCGCGCTGCGGCGGCATCCGCGCGCTGCTGGAACCGCAGCCGCGCACGGAAGGCCAGGAAACGGACTTCGTGGGACAGTGGATGCGCATCGCCGAACCGGTGGCGCAAAGGGTGCGGCGCGAGCTGGCGCACCGCTCGTCGGCGGAACAGCACCACGCGTGCGAGCTGGCCAGCATCCTGCAGTCGCTGGACAACCTGCTCACCTACCCGTGGCTGAAGCGGCGGGTGGAGCAGGGGGTGTTGAAGCTGCATGGATGGTATTTCGACATCGACAGCGGGGCCCTGATGGCATATTCGGCGCGCCAGCAGCAGTTTTTGCCGCTGGTCTGCCCGATCGAACGGGCGCGTCATCTGCACGAGCGCCCTTGGCCGGATTCAGCTAAAACGTAA
- the narJ gene encoding nitrate reductase molybdenum cofactor assembly chaperone: MEHAMHHYQVLSRLLLYPEPELIAHLPQLGAALAAVPEQHALLRPLLAHLESSSLIDLQQQYVATFDRNPSHSLHLFEHIHGESRDRGQAMVDLMEEYKRHGLQMVGDDLPDFVPLFLEFLAQLDEEVSAPLLGDAVHVLAHIGRKLTANGSPYAPVFTLLERLSPVAAEMLAEPPVRDMDEALETFGPGADGVEPLLRQAPGGVHPVHFHPQPRRAA, from the coding sequence ATGGAACACGCTATGCATCACTACCAAGTCCTTTCTCGCCTGCTGCTGTATCCCGAGCCAGAGCTGATCGCGCACCTGCCGCAGCTCGGCGCCGCGCTGGCGGCCGTGCCGGAGCAGCACGCGCTGCTGCGGCCCTTGCTGGCGCACCTGGAAAGCAGCAGCCTGATCGACCTGCAGCAGCAGTACGTGGCCACCTTCGACCGCAATCCGTCGCACTCGCTGCACCTGTTCGAGCATATCCACGGCGAATCGCGCGACCGGGGCCAGGCCATGGTCGACCTGATGGAGGAATACAAGCGCCACGGCCTGCAAATGGTGGGCGACGACTTGCCCGACTTCGTGCCCCTGTTCCTGGAGTTTCTGGCACAGCTCGACGAGGAAGTCTCGGCACCGCTGCTGGGCGATGCCGTCCACGTGCTGGCGCACATCGGCCGCAAGCTGACGGCCAACGGCAGCCCGTACGCGCCCGTCTTCACGCTGCTCGAACGCCTGAGCCCCGTGGCGGCAGAAATGCTGGCCGAACCGCCGGTGCGCGACATGGACGAAGCGCTGGAAACCTTCGGTCCCGGTGCGGACGGCGTCGAGCCGTTGCTGCGCCAAGCGCCGGGCGGCGTCCATCCCGTGCATTTTCACCCGCAGCCGCGGCGCGCCGCTTGA
- the narI gene encoding respiratory nitrate reductase subunit gamma, producing the protein MSNYLHQFVYGIYPYIALAIFFLGSLIRFDREQYTWKSDSSQLLHRGSLRLGNILFHIGIIGLLFGHAAGLLTPVWVWDTLGVSHSLKQGVAMAAGGVMGGLCLVGILILLARRFGNERLRAVTTAGDKLVMVWILLTLLLGLSSIFVSASHMDGHMMVLLMNWAQHIVTFRGDAASFIVDAPLVFKLHLFMGMSLFVIFPFTRLVHVWSGFGAIGYLGRAYQLVRRR; encoded by the coding sequence ATGAGTAATTACTTGCATCAATTTGTGTATGGCATTTATCCATACATCGCGCTGGCCATCTTTTTCCTGGGTAGCCTGATCCGTTTCGACCGCGAGCAATATACGTGGAAGTCCGATTCCAGCCAGCTGCTGCACCGCGGCAGCCTGCGCCTGGGCAATATCCTGTTCCACATCGGCATCATCGGCCTGCTGTTCGGCCATGCGGCCGGCTTGCTGACCCCTGTCTGGGTATGGGATACCCTGGGCGTGTCGCATAGCCTGAAGCAGGGCGTGGCCATGGCGGCCGGCGGCGTGATGGGCGGCCTGTGCCTGGTCGGCATCCTGATCCTGCTGGCGCGCCGCTTCGGCAATGAACGGCTGCGCGCCGTCACCACGGCCGGCGACAAGCTGGTGATGGTGTGGATCTTGCTGACCTTGCTGCTGGGCCTGTCGTCGATCTTCGTCTCGGCTTCGCACATGGATGGCCACATGATGGTCTTGCTGATGAACTGGGCGCAGCACATCGTGACCTTCCGCGGCGACGCGGCCAGCTTCATCGTCGATGCGCCGCTGGTGTTCAAGCTGCACCTGTTCATGGGCATGTCGCTGTTCGTCATCTTCCCGTTCACCCGCCTGGTGCACGTGTGGAGCGGCTTTGGCGCCATTGGATATCTGGGCCGCGCCTATCAACTGGTGCGCCGCCGCTAA
- the moaA gene encoding GTP 3',8-cyclase MoaA, with protein MGSVKLQDRFGRSIDYVRLSVTDRCDLRCSYCMPKGFRGFEEPKDWLTFDEIERLLGIFVRLGTRRVRLTGGEPLLRRNLPQLAQRLTALPGLQDLSLSTNATQLGKHAVALRAAGVDRINVSLDSLDRACMQQITGRDSLQPILDGLMAGKAAGFDPIKINMVAMRGVNDGQIEAMAAFCIEQQFILRLIEAMPMGSTGRNACYMPLGPVRERLAARFGLVPQAMELGGGPARYLATADGRSSIGFITPMSQHFCATCNRVRLSVDGTLYLCLGQEEKFAFGPMLRGGATDAEIEAAIRAAIELKPQQHDFNTQPDKIIRFMAQTGG; from the coding sequence ATGGGTAGCGTCAAGTTGCAGGACCGTTTTGGCCGTTCGATCGATTATGTGCGGCTGTCCGTTACCGACCGTTGCGATTTGCGCTGCAGTTACTGCATGCCCAAGGGCTTTCGCGGCTTCGAGGAACCGAAGGACTGGCTGACGTTCGACGAGATCGAGCGCCTGCTGGGCATCTTCGTTCGCCTCGGCACGCGCCGCGTGCGCCTGACGGGCGGCGAGCCCCTGTTGCGGCGCAACCTGCCGCAACTGGCGCAGCGGCTGACGGCGCTGCCTGGCCTGCAGGACCTGTCGCTGTCGACGAATGCCACCCAACTGGGCAAGCATGCCGTCGCCTTGCGCGCGGCGGGCGTGGACCGTATCAACGTCAGCCTGGATTCGCTCGACCGCGCCTGCATGCAGCAGATCACGGGGCGCGACAGCCTGCAACCGATTTTAGATGGCCTGATGGCGGGCAAGGCGGCCGGTTTCGACCCGATCAAGATCAATATGGTGGCCATGCGCGGCGTCAATGACGGCCAGATCGAGGCCATGGCGGCGTTCTGCATCGAGCAGCAGTTCATCCTGCGCCTGATCGAAGCCATGCCCATGGGCAGCACGGGCCGCAATGCCTGCTACATGCCGCTGGGCCCCGTGCGCGAGCGCCTGGCGGCCCGCTTTGGCCTGGTGCCGCAGGCGATGGAGCTCGGTGGCGGGCCGGCGCGCTACCTGGCGACAGCCGACGGGCGCTCGAGCATCGGCTTCATCACGCCCATGTCGCAGCATTTTTGCGCCACCTGCAACCGCGTGCGCCTGTCCGTCGATGGTACCCTGTACCTGTGCCTGGGCCAGGAAGAGAAATTCGCCTTCGGCCCCATGCTGCGCGGCGGGGCCACGGATGCGGAGATCGAAGCGGCGATCCGCGCCGCCATCGAACTCAAGCCGCAGCAGCATGATTTCAATACGCAGCCCGATAAAATCATCCGGTTCATGGCACAGACGGGCGGCTGA
- the narH gene encoding nitrate reductase subunit beta has product MKIRAQIGMVLNLDKCIGCHTCSVTCKNVWTSRDGVEYAWFNNVETKPGIGYPKQWENQDKWNGGWRRTDAGKIEPRQGSRLKILANIFANPNLPAIDEYYEPFTYDYEHLQSAPLSQTPPTARPISVLTGKKMEKIEWGPNWEDDLGGEFAQRSKDKLFDNMQKEMYGTFENTFMMYLPRLCEHCLNPTCVASCPSGSVYKREDDGIVLIDQDKCRGWRMCISGCPYKKIYYNWSSGKAEKCTFCFPRIEAGQPTVCSETCVGRIRYLGVLLYDADRIEAAASVPQEQDLYQAQLDLFLDPHDPAIIAEARRQGIPDLWLEAAVKSPVYKMAVEWKVAFPLHPEYRTLPMVWYVPPLSPIQAAAESGKLGVNGMLPDTQSLRIPVQYLANLLTAGDQPPIVTALDRMLAMRAYMRSKTVEKVENLTVLKQVGLTKAQVEDMYHIMAIANYEDRFVIPSSHKEMAEDSFNEKGSCGFSFGNGCSDGTSEPTLFGKKKHGSAIFMQMPKSRKTAPGA; this is encoded by the coding sequence ATGAAAATCAGAGCGCAAATCGGCATGGTGCTGAACCTGGACAAGTGCATCGGCTGCCACACCTGTTCCGTCACCTGCAAGAACGTATGGACCAGCCGCGACGGCGTCGAGTACGCATGGTTCAACAACGTGGAAACCAAGCCGGGCATCGGCTATCCGAAGCAGTGGGAAAACCAGGACAAGTGGAATGGCGGCTGGCGCCGCACGGACGCGGGCAAGATCGAGCCGCGCCAGGGCAGCCGTCTGAAAATCCTGGCCAACATCTTCGCCAACCCGAACCTGCCGGCCATCGACGAGTATTACGAGCCGTTCACCTACGACTACGAGCACCTGCAAAGCGCGCCGCTGTCGCAGACGCCGCCGACGGCCCGTCCGATCTCCGTGCTGACGGGGAAAAAGATGGAAAAAATCGAGTGGGGTCCGAATTGGGAAGATGACCTGGGCGGCGAGTTTGCCCAGCGCAGCAAGGACAAGCTGTTTGACAACATGCAGAAGGAGATGTACGGCACGTTCGAAAACACCTTCATGATGTACTTGCCGCGCCTGTGCGAGCATTGCCTGAACCCGACGTGCGTGGCGTCTTGCCCCTCCGGCTCCGTGTACAAGCGCGAAGACGACGGCATCGTGCTGATCGACCAGGACAAGTGCCGCGGCTGGCGCATGTGCATCTCCGGTTGCCCGTACAAGAAGATTTACTACAATTGGTCGTCCGGCAAGGCGGAGAAGTGCACCTTCTGCTTCCCGCGCATCGAAGCGGGCCAGCCTACCGTGTGCTCGGAAACGTGCGTGGGCCGCATCCGCTACCTGGGCGTGCTGCTGTACGACGCCGACAGGATCGAGGCTGCCGCCTCCGTGCCGCAAGAGCAGGACCTGTACCAGGCGCAGCTCGATCTGTTCCTCGACCCGCACGACCCGGCCATCATCGCCGAGGCGCGCCGCCAGGGCATCCCGGACCTTTGGCTGGAAGCGGCCGTCAAGTCGCCCGTCTACAAGATGGCCGTCGAGTGGAAAGTGGCGTTCCCGCTGCATCCCGAGTACCGCACCTTGCCGATGGTGTGGTACGTGCCGCCGCTGTCGCCGATCCAGGCGGCCGCCGAATCGGGCAAGCTGGGCGTGAACGGCATGCTGCCGGACACGCAAAGCCTGCGCATTCCCGTGCAGTACCTGGCCAATCTGCTGACGGCCGGCGACCAGCCGCCCATCGTCACGGCACTGGACCGCATGCTGGCCATGCGTGCCTACATGCGCAGCAAGACCGTCGAGAAGGTGGAGAACCTCACGGTTCTGAAACAGGTGGGCTTGACCAAGGCGCAGGTGGAGGACATGTACCACATCATGGCCATCGCCAATTACGAAGACCGCTTCGTCATCCCCAGCAGCCACAAGGAAATGGCCGAGGACAGTTTCAACGAGAAGGGTTCGTGCGGCTTCAGCTTCGGCAATGGCTGCTCGGACGGCACCAGCGAGCCGACCTTGTTCGGCAAGAAAAAGCACGGTTCGGCCATCTTCATGCAGATGCCGAAGTCGCGCAAAACGGCGCCAGGCGCTTAA